In Mytilus edulis chromosome 4, xbMytEdul2.2, whole genome shotgun sequence, the following proteins share a genomic window:
- the LOC139521435 gene encoding uncharacterized protein → MESCIRGLESLGQSQDTFGSLLVPIIFGKLPDEMKKLMTREHGKRNWDIRSLREAIGKEMYVQETGNSDKLDSFTPTASFHTTVEPKITARPQYVINQFKPKTCIYCKQSHSSVECTSVVDRESRLAIIEQKKVCYSCFGSHKVSECRSRFRCRKCDNKHHTSLCDSNKNQEKKSVSVSTAKSLPQNTIVSTVESENDALTCYTSTLNIKPRTDILLKTAISPVWVDDRSATANILLDEGSQKSFISEELAAELQLKPNGTSTVSLAAFGDENRNIRNLDIAVIDLQTQNGKKIPMEVFIVPTIAAPLHNRMPYNAAKLPYLSGLTLAHPVSDMDKFRISFLIGSDYYWDIVEDTVIRGPGPTAVESKLGYLLSGPMKDSAGPTSSSFMLQHKTEEVDLKRFGKIESMGEVSDNSMKFNKDYFEMYHSKSNTMKNNGRIHTFSREPGIMKIHGDRAPSKTEAKLKIHTWT, encoded by the coding sequence ATGGAATCGTGCATAAGGGGATTAGAGTCGCTCGGACAATCGCAAGACACATTCGGATCACTTTTAGTACCAATCATATTTGGAAAGTTGCCCGACGAAATGAAAAAACTCATGACCAGAGAACACGGAAAACGGAATTGGGATATAAGGTCCCTTAGAGAAGCAATCGGCAAAGAGATGTACGTACAGGAAACTGGTAATTCAGATAAATTAGACAGTTTCACACCCACAGCGTCATTTCACACAACAGTTGAACCCAAAATCACTGCAAGACCTCAATATGTAATAAATCAGTTCAAACCCAAAACCTGTATTTATTGCAAACAATCGCATTCGTCAGTCGAATGTACCAGTGTTGTAGACAGAGAGAGCCGCTTAGCTATCATTGAACAGAAAAAAGTATGTTACAGTTGCTTTGGAAGTCATAAAGTTTCAGAATGCCGCTCGCGTTTTAGATGCAGAAAATGTGATAACAAGCACCACACTAGTCTTTGTGACAGTAATAAGAATCAAGAAAAGAAAAGCGTAAGCGTAAGTACAGCAAAATCTTTACCGCAAAACACCATAGTAAGTACAGTAGAGAGCGAAAATGATGCATTAACATGTTACACGTCGACATTGAACATTAAACCAAGGACAGACATTTTATTAAAGACAGCCATTTCACCAGTTTGGGTAGATGACAGGTCAGCTACCGCTAATATTCTTTTAGATGAAGGATCTCAGAAGTCGTTCATTAGCGAGGAATTAGCCGCTGAATTGCAATTAAAACCGAATGGAACCTCGACAGTTAGCCTAGCAGCATTTGGAGATGAAAACAGAAATATACGCAATTTGGACATTGCCGTAATAGATTTACAAACTCAGAATGGGAAGAAAATACCAATGGAAGTATTTATTGTCCCTACTATCGCAGCCCCGTTACACAATCGCATGCCATACAATGCTGCTAAACTGCCTTACCTCAGTGGACTTACATTAGCGCACCCTGTGAGCGACATGGATAAATTCaggatttcatttttaataggTTCGGATTACTACTGGGATATCGTAGAAGACACAGTTATCCGAGGACCAGGCCCGACCGCAGTAGAATCAAAACTCGGATACCTACTTTCTGGACCAATGAAAGACTCAGCTGGACCCACATCCTCATCTTTCATGTTACAACACAAGACAGAAGAAGTCGATTTGAAACGTTTTGGGAAAATCGAATCAATGGGAGAAGTATCTGACAATTCAatgaaatttaacaaagactatttTGAGATGTATCATTCAAAAAGCAACACAATGAAGAACAATGGTAGGATTCACACATTTAGCAGGGAACCAGGAATAATGAAAATCCACGGAGACAGAGCACCGAGTAAAACTGAAGCCAAGCTAAAGATTCATACATGGACTTAA